CCGCGTACATCACGAGCAGGTCGTCGGCCATCTTGGAGATGACGCCGAGGTCGTGCGTGATGAAGACGATGGCGGAGCCGAACTCCTGCTGGAGGTCCTTGAGCAGGTCCAGGATCTGCGCCTGCACCGTCACGTCGAGCGCGGTGGTCGGCTCGTCGGCGATCAGCAGGTCGGGGTCGCAGACCAGGGCCATGGCGATCATCGCGCGCTGGCGCATGCCGCCGGAGAACTGGTGCGGGTAGTCGTCGACGCGCTGCTTCGGCTGCGGGATGCCGACCTTCTCGAGCATGTCGATGGCGCGGATCCTGGCGTCCTTCTTGGAAGCACCGGTGTGCTTCATGAAGGGCTCCATGATCTGGCGGCCCACCGTGTAGTACGGCGACATCGCGGTGAGCGGGTCCTGGAAGATCATCGCGGCCTTGTTGCCGCGGACCTTCTCCAGTTCTCTCTCGGTCGCGGTGACGAGCTCCTGGCCGTCCAGGATGATCTCGCCGTCCACGGTGGTGGACTTCTTGTTGTGCAGCCCGAGGACCGTCAGGTTGGTGACGGACTTGCCCGAGCCGGACTCGCCGACGATGCCGAGCGTCTTGCCCCGCTCCAGGTCGAAGGAGAGCCCGTCGACCGCCTTGACGATGCCGTCCTCGGTGGAGAACTGCACCCTGAGGTCACGGACCGAGAGGAAAGCCTCCGAACCGGTCGGGGCCGGGCTGTCCTCGGTCTTGGTCACAGTGGTCACGGTCGTTCTCCTAGGCGAGGCGCACGCGCGGGTCGATGTATGCGTATGCGATGTCCACGATGATGTTCAGGATCAGGATGAAGAAGGCCCCTACCAGCATCGCGCCCATGGTCAGCGGGAGGTCCTTGTCGGTGGACGATTCCACCGCAAGCCGGCCGAGGCCGGGAAGGTCGAAGGTGTACTCGGTGACCACCGCGCCGGCGAGCAGGCCGGAGAGGTCGATGCCGAGGATGGTGACGATGGGGATGAGCGATCCGCGCCAGGCGTAGCGGAAGAAGACGTACTTGCCGCCCATGCCCTTGGCCTTGGCCGTGCGGACGTGCTCTTCCTGGAGCTGCTCGATCATCGTGGAGCGCGCCATACGCGTGTACTGCGCGGTGAAGATCGTCGCCATCACGACCCAGGGGATGAGCAGGCCCAGGAACCATTCGGTGGGACTGTCGAAGAACGGGACGTACTTCGGGTTGTCCATCCAGCCGGTGCTGTACACGAACAGGCCGAGGACGATCGGGCCCAGCAGGTAGATCTGGAAGGAGCTGAGCACGATCGAGGCGCCGGAGACGAACCGGTCGAGCACGGTGCCGCGCTTCCACGCGGCCAGCAGACCGGTGCCGAGGCCCACCACGAGGAAGACGACCAGACCGCCAATGGTCAGCGAGAGGGTCAGCGGGAAGCGG
The DNA window shown above is from Streptomyces sp. NBC_01445 and carries:
- a CDS encoding ABC transporter permease, which encodes MLQFLFRRLTGAVVIMILIAAFTFFLFYTVPQDFAELACGKNCSPQNIAVIRENLGLDKSIAAQFWEFMRGIVMGRDFPVGHCPAPCLGVSFKSNDFVWDSIVDRFPLTLSLTIGGLVVFLVVGLGTGLLAAWKRGTVLDRFVSGASIVLSSFQIYLLGPIVLGLFVYSTGWMDNPKYVPFFDSPTEWFLGLLIPWVVMATIFTAQYTRMARSTMIEQLQEEHVRTAKAKGMGGKYVFFRYAWRGSLIPIVTILGIDLSGLLAGAVVTEYTFDLPGLGRLAVESSTDKDLPLTMGAMLVGAFFILILNIIVDIAYAYIDPRVRLA
- a CDS encoding ABC transporter ATP-binding protein, with the protein product MTTVTKTEDSPAPTGSEAFLSVRDLRVQFSTEDGIVKAVDGLSFDLERGKTLGIVGESGSGKSVTNLTVLGLHNKKSTTVDGEIILDGQELVTATERELEKVRGNKAAMIFQDPLTAMSPYYTVGRQIMEPFMKHTGASKKDARIRAIDMLEKVGIPQPKQRVDDYPHQFSGGMRQRAMIAMALVCDPDLLIADEPTTALDVTVQAQILDLLKDLQQEFGSAIVFITHDLGVISKMADDLLVMYAGRAVERGSVREVLRTPQHPYTWGLLSSMPRLGGDINEALTPIPGAPPSLLNPPTGCRFHPRCGFPDQVSGGRCTTERPLLADGRAAACHLTSEQRQTIFIDRIKPRLG